CTCCACCTTGAGGGTGTCCATGTCCTGGTCGACATCCCATGCGTAGACGCACGTGCACACGTGCAGACCCTCGCCGAGGATGCGCTGGAACGAGCGCACCGGCATACGCTTGCCGAACAGCCGGCCGTACATGTCGATGCCCGCCACGATCACGGTGTCGATGTCGTCGCGGAGGTCTGAGAGCTCCAGCATGCCGGTCATCGGGTCAGCCATCCGCCGTCGACGGGCAACTGCGCGCCACTGATGTAGGACGCGTCGTCGGAGAGCAGGAACGACACCGCGGCAGCCATGTCGTCCGGTTTGCCAAGGCGTTTGACGAGCAGTCGGGATTCCATCACGGCGAGCACCTCGGGGCTGTTGAGGTCGACGCCGGGCAGGAAGTTGGTGGGCACCGGCCCCGGCGCGATGGCGTTCACCCGGACGTTGTAGCGGGACAGTTCGACCGCGAGGGCTTTTGTCAGCATCTTCACCCCGCCCTTGGAGGCGTTGTAATGCACCTGCGCGAACCCCTGCGAGGACACCACGACATCGGCTTCCACCGTCGAGAGGTTGACCACGGCACCGCGGTTGGCCTTGCGGAAGTACGGGATCGCCAGCTGGGTGGTGATGTAGACGCCCTTGAGGTTGACGTCGAGCACCAGATCCCATTCCTCGTCGGTGAGGTCCTCCAGCGAGGACATCGTGATGAGTCCCGCGTTGTTCACCAGGTAGTCGAAGCGTTGCCATTCGGTGGCGGTGGCTTCCAGTGCGGCGGCGACGGCCTCGCGATCGCGTACATCGGCGGCCAGTGCCAGTGCCTGCCCGCCGGATTCGGCGATGCTGTCGGCGGTCTCCTTGGCGCGGACGTGGTCGACGTCCACGCACGCGACCTTGGCCCCGTGTCCGGCGAGTCGCTCGGCGATCGCGCGCCCGATCCCTGAACCGGCGCCGGTCACGAACGCGACCCGGTTCTCATGCGATGACGACATCTTCCTCCTGCTTCCTGGTGAACGTGCGGTGCTGGTTGGCGCTGTCGACCAACCAGCCGAACAGCGGGTCTGTCCCGTCGAGCATTTCGGGGTGCCACTGCACTCCGACGACGGGTGCGTCGACGGCTTCGACGGATTCGACGACGCCATCGGGCGCCCGCCCGGTGACGGTGAGCCCGGTGCCCACCTGTGCGACGGCCTGGTGATGCAGGCTGTTGACGTGAATCCGGTTGCCGTAGAGGCGGTGCGGTATCGAGCCCTCGACGAACTCCACAGGATGGCTGCGGTGGTTGCGCGGGTAGCCGAGGAAGCTGTGTGCCTCGCCTGAGTCGGCGGGAAGGTGGGCCACGAGCGTTCCGCCGCGGCTGACGTTGATCATCTGCACGCCGCGGCAGATGCCCAGTACCGGTATGCCGCGCAGCCACGCCGCCTCGAGCAGCGCGAGTTCGAACGCGTCGCGCAACGGCTCGGCGGGCGTCGCGTACGGGCCCGGCGTTGCGCCGTATCGGCGCGGGTCCACGTCGGCGCCGCCCGACAGGATCAGCCCGTCGATCCGGGAGACCACGTCGGCTGGGTCGCATTCCATGCTCAGCAGCACCGGGAGTCCGCCTGCGCTCGCCACCGCTGCCGAGTAGTCGACGAAGAAGGTCTCGACCAGTGCGTCACGTACGACGGATACGGCCAGGGGGCCGGCCGGTTGCATGCGTCCGGTGAGGCCGATCACCGGACGGGCCCGAGGTTGTTCCACGTCACTTTGGGTCATTGGCATGAGATTAGAACCTTTGAGTGGATTCGTCAATCGGACCGGCTAACGTTCTAACTTGATACCTATGGACCTTGACCTTGGGGCGCCGAGCGTCACATCGGATGTCGCTCGACGGCTGCGGGCGCGCATCCGCGCCGGCGAGCTCGGGCCGGGCGACCGGTTGCCGCCCGAGCGCGATCTGGCCAAACAGATGGGAGTCGGCCGGGTCAGCGTCCGCGAAGCGCTGCGCCTGCTGCAGGCGGGCGGGTACGTCGAGGTGCGGCGCGGTGCCACCGGCGGCACGTTCGTCACACAGCTCGACCGGCCCTACCGCAACTGGCTCAGCGAGATGCGCAGCGGCGCAAGCGAGATCACCGACATCCTGGATCTGCGGATCGGGCTGGAATGTCAGGCGGCGAAGCTCGCGGCCACCAGGCGGACCGAGGCCGAGCTGGCGACCATGGCAGCCGCGATCGATGAGATGTCGAGCTCTGATTCGCGGGTCTCGTTCCGGAACTCTGACGCGCGGTTCCATGGCGCACTCGCGCAGGCCGCGCGCAACGAGCGGTTGAAATCCGCGGTCGCGAGCGCGCGAGGGGAGATGTTCGCACCGCTCGACGAGCTGGTCTACACCGAGATCGTCGAGTCCAGTAGGGCCGGCCACCTGGCGATCTACCAGGCGGTGCTGGACCAGGATGCCGAGCGTGCGCGCCGTGCGATGGAAGAGCATCTGGAGCAGACGCGCCAGGAGCTCGAGCAGCTGATCTTCGGGGTGGGCAGCGCGGAGGCGGATCCGGTCTGACCGGATCCGCCTCCGCGGCCCTAGGATTCCGCGCGTACCGGGCCGGATGATCGCACCTCGTCCGCGAATGTGTTCTGTGCCCCGGTGACGGGTCCGGTGCCGAAGATGTCGAGGTTGGTGCGCAACGGCCGTACCGACCCCACGACGAAACCGATGACCGCGACGATGACCAGGAGCCAGGGCATCCCGTTGACGATCGCCGAATCGCTTCCGGTCAACAGCGGGTAGTTGTCGATGATCAGGTAGCACCCGCAGAACAAGCCCGCGGCCGCGAGCGCGGGTGCGACGCCGTGGGTCCACCAGTGGCGGTCGGGCCGACGGAGGAAGAAGCCGATCACGGCTATCGAGGTGACCCCCATCAGGCCGATCACGCCCAGTGCGCCCAGGCCCGCGGTCTGGTTGCCGAGATCGAGATACGGGTCGGCGCCGGCCAGTGAGTACCCGATGACCGCGACGGCCACCACACCCGCCTGAGCACATGCCGCAATGTGCGGTGTCTGGAACCTGGGATGGGTACGCCCCAGTGGGCGGGGAAGCACACCCTCGCGGCCGAACGCCATCAGGTAGCGCGTCGCCATGCCGTGCAGCGCGAACAGCACCGCGATCAGGCTCGTGAGCAGCAGCCAGCTCATCACGTGCACCGACCATCCGCCCAGGACGCCGTGGGCCGCGTTGAACACGAAGTTCCCCGGATCGGCCGCGGCCGCGGCGGGTGCGTCGACGCCGCCGGACGCCGCGATCAGCGACCAGGACGAGAACAGGTAGACGATGCCGATGAACGCGATCGCGACCTTGGTTGCCCGGGGCACGGTACGACGAGGGTCTTGGGCCTCTTCGCCGAAGATCGCGGTCGCCTCGAACCCGATGAACGATATGAAGACGAACATGAACCCGATTCCCACTGCGCCACTGAAGATCTCGGTGGGACTCAGGGCGCTGATCGGGTAGGCGCCCGGTCCTTTGACGACGAGGGTCGCGATGTCGACGAGCAACAGCAGGCCGGTCTCGAGGATGAGCAGCACCCCGAGGACGCGTGCGTTCACCTCGACGCCGAGGATTCCGACGATCAGCGCGACCGCCAGCAGACCGAACGAGAACACCTGCCACGGGATGTCGATGCCGATTTCGGTCGCGAAGATGTTGTTGGCGAAATACCCGACGAGGCCGACGACGTAGAGCACGAGCACGTTGTAGGCGAGCACCGCGACAAGCCCGGCGGCCATGCCAAGGCGGCGGCCCAGGCCCACGGTCACATAGGCGAAGAACGCGCCCGCGTTGGTCAGGTGGCGGCTCATCGCCGCGTACCCGACTGCGAACAGGGCGAGTACGAGCGCTACGGCGACATATGTCCCGGGCGCTCCGATGCCGTTGCCGAGTGCGACCGCGAGCGGAAACGCGCTGGCCATCGCGGTGAGTGGGGCCGCGGTCGCGACCACCATGAACACAATGGAGCGGACTCCCATTGCTCCGGCTTTCAGCTGGCTGCCGGCTTCACCGGGGCTTTGGCTGCCTGGTTCTGCCACTGTTGACTCCATTCTGCGGCATGGTTCTAAGGTAGGGCCATTGCAGAATAGGACGGTGTTGCGGATTCGGCACGACAATCGCGAGATTCGTCGCCGCGGGCGATGTGACCTTCGGCGTCGCTCAGGTGGCGCGGTCGAGCACCGCCATCGCGGCGTTGTGCCCGCCGACACCCGACACCGCGCCGCCGCGGCGGGACCCCGAACCGCACAGCAGGATCCGCTCGTGGGCGGTGGCCACCCCCCAGCGTTGCGCCGGGGTGTCCACCGGCTCGTCGTCGTCGACGAACGGCCAGCGCAGCGCATCGTGGAAGATGTTGCCCGCGGTCATGCCGAGGCTGCGCTCGAGATCGACCGTGGTCTTGGCCTCGATGCACAACCGTCCCGAGCTGTCCTCCATCAAGACGTCCTGGATGGATTCGGCCAGAACGGAATTCATCGAGTTGAGCACCGCCGAGGTGAGCCGGTCACGCATGCGGTCGGGATCGTTGGCGGCCAGCGAATGTGGGGTGTGCAGCCCGAACACCGTCAGGGTCTGCGCACCGGATGCGCGCAGTTCGTCGGACAGGATGCTCGGATCGGTCAGCGAGTGGCAGTAGATCTCGCACGGCAGCGGGTCGGGAACACGTCCGCCGGCGGCGGTGGCATACGCCGAATCGAGTTGCCGCAGCGTCTCGTTGATGTGGAACGTGCCGCCGAACGCCTGCTCGGCGGTCACGGTGTCGTCGCGCAGGCGGGGGAGTCGGCGCAGCATCAGGTTGACCTTCACCTGCGAACCCTGCGCGGTGTCGGGTGCGGGTTCTCCCAGCAGCTTCGCGAGCACCGCGGGTGTGACGTTGGCCAGCACGTGGCGCGCGCCGATCCGGCGGGCGGTCCCGCCGTGCCGGTAGCGCACCTCGCCATCCGGTGTTATCGCGTAAACCTCTGCGCCCGTTACTATTTCGGCGCCGAATCCGGCGGCGGACGCCGCCAGCGCCCCGGTCACCGCACCCATGCCGCCGATCGGGACGTCCCAGTCGCCGGTGCCGCCGCCGATCAGGTGGTACAGGAAGCACACGTTCTGGATGAGCGACGGATCATCGGTGGCGGCGAACGTGCCGATCAGCGCGTCGGTGGCCATGACGCCGCGCACCAGGTCGTTGCTCACCGCGGCGGTGATCGCATCGCCGATGGGCCGCGTGGTCAGATCGTCCCACACCGCCGCCGCGTCGGACCCCTGGCCGCCCAGCACGTGCTCGCGCATCTGGGTGCGGGTGCGCAGCGGCTGCAGCAGCGTCGGCCAGATCCTGGAGGTGACCAGGGCGCAGCGCCGGTAGAAGTCGGCGAACGCCGCGGCGTCTGCCTCGGCGCCGATCGCGGCGAACGTCGATTCCGGTCCGACCAGCAGACCGGTGCGCCCCGAGGTGCCGGGATCGGGCGTGTACGACGAATAGCGGCGGCGGGCCAGGCGGATCCGCGCGCCGAGGTCGTCGATGATGGCGCGGGGCAGCAGGCTCACCAGGTAGGAATACCGCGAAAGGCGAGCGTCGACGCCGTCGAACGCATGCGCCGAGACGGCCGCACCTCCGACGTGGTCGAGGCGCTCGAGCACCCTGACCCGCCGCCCGGCGCGGGCCAGATAGGCCGCGGCCACCAGACCGTTGTGCCCGCCGCCGACGATGACGGCGTCGAACTCCTGCTCGGTCATGCAGACGTGTCAGTTCTTGTAGTTCTCGACCTCGCTGGCCGGACGGATCTCGGCTTCGCGGGGATCCTGTCCGGTCTCGCGCAGGGCGCGACGTTGGCGTAACAGGTCCCAGCACTGGTCGAGCGCCGCTTCCAGGTGCTGCAGCCGCTGGTGTTCCTCGTCCTCGCTGATCTCCTTGCGCTGCAGCTTGCCGCGCAGTTCCTGCTCCTCGGCGACCAATCGGTGAACTTCGGCGAGGATGTCTTGGTCTTTTGCCACACCGCCAGTCTGCCCGACTACGGTTGGTCCGGTGACGACAAAACCTGAGATCGAGTTTCCGGACGGACCCGCCCCGACGGAACTGGTCATCACCGATCTGGTGGTGGGAGACGGTCCCGAGGCGGTGGCCGGCGCGAACGTCGAGGTGCACTACGTCGGCGTCGAATACGACAGCGGCGAGGAGTTCGACAGCTCGTGGAACCGCGGGGAGTCGATCGAGTTCCCGCTACGCGGCTTGATCCAGGGTTGGCAGGACGGCATTCCCGGCATGCGTGTCGGTGGCCGCAGGCAACTGGTCATCCCGCCCGAGCAGGCCTACGGACCCGCGGGCGGCGGACACCGCCTCTCGGGCAAGACGCTCATATTTGTCATCGACCTGCTGGCCACCCGCTGATCGGATCACCGCGGGCCCGGCAGCCGCAGCAACAGCCGGGCCCCGCCCAGCGGGCTCTGCTCCAATGTCGCGGTGCCGCCGTGCAGTTCGGCCTGCTGCGCCACGAGCGCGAGGCCGAGGCCGGAGCCCGACCGCGACGCCGTCGATCCGCGCGCGAAGCGGTCGAACACCAGGGCCCGCTCCTCCTCGGGCACGCCGACGCCGTTGTCGTCGATCGCGATCTCGACGCCCTCGCGTGAACTGACGGCCGAGAGCTGCACGCGGGTGGCGCCACCGTGCTTGACGGCGTTGGCGATCGCGTTGTCGACCGAGAGGCGCAGACCCGTCGGCAACCCCACGATGATCACGGTCGGCGACGGCGCGAGCGACACCTCGAGGTCGGGATAGATACGCATGGCGTCGTGGGCCGCGCGGTCGAGCAGTTCGGTGATGTCGACGGTCACGTGATCGTCGGTGGTGCTCAACTCGCCCTGCGCGAGCCGTTCGAGGGCGCCGAGCGTGGCCTCGATCCGCGACTGTGTGCGGATGACGTCGTTGACCACCTCTTTGCGTTGCTCGTCGGGCAGGTCGAGCGTCGCGAGCACTTCGAGGTTGGTGCGCATCGCGGTCAGCGGTGTGCGCAGTTCGTGTGCCGACACCGAGGCGAAATCACGCGCCGACGCGAGCGCCGACTTGGTGCGGTCCTGTTCCTTCCAGATGCGTTTGAGCATGCCGTTGACCGCCTCGGCGATCTCGACGGCCTCGGTCGCGCCGCGGACCTCCACATCGGGTGCCTCGTCGCCCGCCTCGATCTGGCGCGTCTGTTCGGCGAGCCGTTTGAGTGGCCGCACCGCGAACGCCGCGAGCACCCAGCCGAGCACCGTGGCCGCGCCGACCGCGAACACGCAGATCACGATGACCCGGCGGTGCAGATTGTTGGTGTCGGCGATGGTCGCGTCGTATGTCGCACCCACGGCCACCCACATCGGGCCGGGCGCGGGGATCTCGACGGTGCGCACGCGCCAGCGCACGCCGTCGATGTAGGTGTCGGCGTACCCGGCGGGCAGTTCCGGCAGCACCACGGTGGAGTTCGAGGTCACCGCGCCGGTCTGGCGCACCGTGATCACGGCATCCTGGTCGTTCGGGGAGCGCGGGATCTGGTCGAGGCCGCGCGGCAGGAACGGGATCGCGAATCCGGCGGCCTCGTCGAGCCGCCGGTCCAGCCGTTCCTTGCGGTCGTTGGTGATGCCGATCCACACGATCGTGCCGACGATGACGACCACGATCGCGGCCCCGATCGCCGTCGCGAACGCCACCCGGGTCCGCAGCGACGGGGTGCGGCGGAAGATCCGGGTGAGGATGCTCATGATCGCGCTTCTCGGTCTCTACTGGGTCCTCAGGACGAAACCGACGCCGCGCACGGTGTGCAGCAGGCGGGGCGCGCCACCGGCTTCGAGCTTTCGGCGCAGGTAGCCGATGAACACGTCGACGACGTTGGTGTCGGCCGCGAAGTCGTAACCCCACACCAGCTCGAGCAGCTGGGCGCGGGACAGCACCGCGGTCTTGTGCTCGGCCAGCACCGCGAGCAGGTCGAACTCGCGTTTGGTCAGGTCGACGTCGACGCCGTTGACCCGGGCGCGACGACCCGGGATGTCCACCTCGAGCGGGCCGACCTGGATGGTCTCCGACGAGAAGGTCGCCGATGAGCCGCGGCGGCGCAGCAGCGCCTTGACGCGCGCGACGAGTTCGGCCAGCACGAACGGCTTCACCAGATAGTCGTCGGCGCCGGCTTCCAGCCCGGCGACGCGGTCGTCGACGCTGCTGCGGGCCGACAGCACACACACCGGTACGTCGTTGTCCATGGCGCGCAGGGCGGTCACCACGCTCACGCCGTCGAGGACCGGCATGTTGATGTCGAGCACGATGGCATCGGGTCGTGTCTCGGTGGCGCTGCGCAGTGCCTCGGCGCCGTCCACGGCTGTCGACACGTCGAAACCGGACAGCCGCAGCCCGCGTTCGAGTGAGGCGAGCACGTCGGGGTCGTCATCCACCACAAGCACCCTCGGCGAGGCCATGCCACTGGTAGTACTGTCCATGCCCGCCATCTTGCCCGATGACCGGCGGTGCACCACGCAGGCACGTCCGGTTTCGTACCGCAAGCCCCGGGGAAGTCTTTGACCTCATCATTGGTTGAGGTTTTACGGTGAGCAAATGAGTATCGAAACCGTCGCGCGGCAGACGCTGTACCGGCAGACACATGCCAGGGGCGGGGATCTGCACGCCTTGGCGGACCGGCGGCTGCTGGCGCGGATATGGCGCTTCGCGGCACGTCACCACCGCAGGCTCGCGGTGTTCTTCGCGGTCAGCGTCCTCAGCGCGGTGCTTGCGGTCACCACCCCGGTGCTGGCCGGCCGCGTGATCGACGAGATCACCGGGGGTGGTTCGGCGGCGGTCGTGCTGCTGTTGGCGGGCACCATCGCCGTCATCGCGTTCGCGGAGGCCGCGGTCTCGTTGATCACCCGCTGGTTGTCGTCGACCATCGGCGAGGGTCTGATCCTCGACCTGCGTACCGCGGTGTTCGACCACGTGCAGAAGATGCCGGTCGCGTTCTTCACCCGGACTCGCACGGGTGCGCTCGTGAGCCGGTTGGGCAATGACGTGATCGGCGCGCAGCGGGCGTTCTCCGACACCTTCTCCGGCATCGTCACCAACATCGTGACGCTGAGCCTCACGCTCGTGGTGATGTTGCGGATCTCGTGGCAGATCACGCTGCTCGCGCTGGTGCTGGTACCGCTGTTCGTGGTGCCCGCACGCCGTATCGGCAGCCGCATGGCCGACCTGTCACGGCGCGCCGCCGCACACAACGCCACCATGAACACACAGATGACCGAGCGTTTCTCGGCGCCGGGCGCCACGCTGGTCAAACTGTTCGGCAGCCCGCGGCGCGAATCCGACGAGTTCGCGGCGCGTGCCGACGCGGTCCGTGACATCGGAGTGCGCACCGCGATGCTGCAGTCGACGTTCATGAACTCGCTGACGCTGATGTCGGCACTGGCCCTGGCGCTGGTGTACGGCCTGGGCGGCGTACTCGCTATCGGCGGGCAGTTGCAGGCCGGCTCGATCGTGTCGCTGGCGCTGCTGCTCACCCGCATGTACGCCCCACTGACCGCCCTGGCCAACGCGCGCGTCGAGATCGCGAGTGCCCTGGTGTCGTTCGAGCGGGTCTTCGAGGTCCTCGACCTGCAACCGCTCATCGCCGAGAAGCCCGACGCCGTGCCGATCCCGGACGGCCCGGTCGCCGTCGAATTCGACGACGTGCGGTTCTCCTATCCGTCGGCCGACAAGGTGTCGCTGGCGTCGCTGGAGGAGGTCGCCGAACTCGACCACCGCGGCGGCGACGAGGTTCTCCACGGGATCTCGTTCCGCGCGGAACCGGGCCAGATGGTCGCCCTGGTCGGCTCGTCGGGCGCGGGCAAGTCGACGATCGCGTCGCTGGTGGTGCGGCTCTACGACGTCGATGTCGGCGGGCAGGAGCGGAGCGACTCGGGGATCAGGTCCGGCGCGGTCCGGTTGGGTGGCGTCGACGTGCGGGACGTGACGTTCGCGTCGCTCAAGGACACCGTGGGCATGGTGACGCAGGACGGGCACCTGTTCCACGAGAGCATCGGGGCCAACCTGCGGCTCGCGGCCCCGGCGGCGACCGACGACGAGTTGTGGGACGCCCTGCGCCGCGCGCGGCTGGCCGACGTGGTCGCCGCGATGCCCGGCGGGCTCGACACGGTTGTCGGTGAGCGCGGATACCGTCTGTCCGGAGGACAGCGGCAGCGGCTGACGATCGCGCGCCTGCTGTTGGGTCGATCGCGGGTGGTGGTGCTCGATGAGGCGACGGCGTCGCTGGACACGGCCTCCGAGGCCGCCGTGCAGCAGGCCCTGGCAGAGGCGTTGGAGGGCCGCACATCGCTGGTCATCGCCCACCGGCTGTCCACGGTCCGCGCGGCCGATCTCATCCTCGTCGTCGAGGACGGGCGCATCGTCGAACGCGGCACGCACGATGCGCTGTTGGCGCGTGGCGGACGTTACGCCGAACTGTATGAAACGCAGTTCGGCTCAGAGGACTCCGACGATGCGAGCGCTGCGTGAGGTTAATCAGTTGCCGCACATGGGAATATTGACTGGTTGTGACTGACTTCCCTGAAACCCGCGCAGATGCTCTGCGCAGTGCGCCGGCGATCGCTGCCCCACCGGCGCGGATCAGGGCCAGTTCGGACCTGCGTCGGCTGTTGCCGTACCTGCTGCCGTACCGGGCCCGATGGGTGGCGATGGTCGTCGTGGCCGTCGCGAGCCTGGGCGCGACCATCGCGATTCCGCTGATGACCAAGGCCGTGATCGACGGCCCGGTGCGTCATCAGGATCAGCGCGGGCTGTGGACGCTGGGCGCCGCGGCGGTCGGCATCGGCATCTCCGAGGCCGTGCTGTGGTTCATCCGGCGCTGGCTGGTGGCCCGCGCGACGATGGGTGTCGAGGCCGATATCCGCAAGGATCTCTACGCGCGGCTGCAGATCCTGCCGATGTCGTTCCACGGCCGTTGGCAGTCCGGTCAGTTGCTGTCGCGCGTGATGAACGACCTGTCGACCATCCGGCGGTTCCTGTCGTTCGGCCTGGTCTTCCTGATCCTCAACGGTCTGCAGATCACCGTCGTCACCGCGATCCTGCTCGCGATGTACTGGCCGCTCGGGGTGGTCGTGCTGGTGTCGATCGTGCCGATCGCGGCCACGGTGCTGCACTTCGAGCGTGAGTACACGCGGTTGTCGCGCCTCGCGCAGGACCAGACCGGACATGTGGCAACCCACGTCGAGGAGTCGGCGCTGGGGCTGCGGGTCGTGAAGTCGTTCGGCCGCGAGCAGTACGTGTACGACCGGTTCGACGAACAGGCGACGCGCCTGCACGACACCCAGGTCGCCCGCGTCGGGGTGTCCGCGAAATTCTGGACGCTGCTCGAGGTGGTCCCCAACCTGACGCTGATCGTGGTGCTGGGTTTCGGAGCCTACGCCGCGGGCCACGGCTACGTCACGATGGGCACACTGGTCGCGTTCATCACGATGATGCTGTCGCTGGTGTGGCCGATCGCATCGCTGGGATTCCTGCTGTCGATGACGCAGGAGTCGTTCACCGCGGCTAACCGCATCGCCGAGATCTTCGATGCGCCACGTGAAATCGTCGACGGCCCGATCTCTTCGGCGCCCGCCGGTGGCCGGCTGGAGTTGCGGGATGTGGGTTTCCGGTTTCCCGACTCGGACAGCTGGGCCCTGCGGCATGTCGATCTGATCGTCGAACCGGGGGAGACGGTCGCGCTGGTGGGGTCCACCGGGTCCGGCAAATCCGTTCTGGCCGCGCTGTTCTCGCGTCTCTACGACGTCACCGAGGGCCAGATCCTCATCGACGGCCGGGACATCCGCGACCTGAGCCTGCCCGCGCTGCGGCGCACCGTGGCGACTGCGTTCGAGGATCCGACGTTGTTCTCGATGTCGGTTGCCGAGAACCTGCGGCTGGGCCGCGGCGCCGACCACCCGGCCACCGACGCCGAGCTCGAACAGGCCATCGACGTCGCGGCCGCCCACTTCGTCTACGACCTGCCGTTCGGCCTCGACACCCGCATCGGTGAGCAGGGCATGAGCCTGTCCGGCGGCCAGCGCCAACGGCTTTCGCTCGCTCGGGCGATCCTCGCCGCGCCACGCATCCTGGTGCTCGACGACACGCTGTCGGCACTCGACGTGCACACCGAGGCGCGGGTCACCGAGGCGCTCGGTCGTGTTCTCTCGTCGGTCACGGGCGTCATCGTCGCGCACCGTGCGTCGACGGTGCTGCTCGCCGACAAGGTCGCGCTGCTCGACCGTGACGAGGACGGCGCGGGCACCATCACGCACATCGGCACGCATGCCGAACTGCTCGCCGAGGTCCCGCAGTATCGCTACCTGCTGGCGGCCGACGACGAACTCGACGACGACGCCGAACGTGTCTGCGAGTGGGAGGACGACGAGGACCTGCAGCGGCTGCGCCGAGTGCATGACGAGCGCGCCGCGATCGACGGGCTCGATGAGCCCGAGTACCTGGGCCAGGAGGTGCAACGCCGATGAGCGTCACCGACTGGCGTGGACGCCTGCAAGAAGAGCACGACCCGAACAACGATGACAACCTGCCGATCGACGAGAGCGTGCCGCTGCGCCGCGAGGCACGCTCCCTGCTGGTCTCGCTGCTGCGGCCGTACCGCTGGATCGTGGGGCTGCTCGCACTCGTCGTCATCGTGGAGAACGCCGCGCGGCTGTCGGTTCCTATCCTGGTGCAGCGCGGCATCGACCACGGCATCCCGCCGATCATCGACGGTGGTTCGGCGCATGAGCTCATGGTCATCGTCGCGACACTGTGTGCGGTGGTGCTCGTGCAGGCCGCCAGTCGGATGTTCTTCCTGCGCCGGTCCGGACGTGTGGGGCAGAACGTGCTGCTGGAATTGCGGCGCCGCGTGTTCCGGCACTTCCAGCGCCTCGATCTGGCGTTCCACGACCGGTACACGTCGGGCCGCGTCGTGAGCCGGTCGACCAACGACGTCGAGGCCATCCAGGACATGCTGGAGACCGGTTTCGACAGCCTGATCACCGCGGTGCTCACGTTGTTCGGCACCGCGGCGCTGTTGGTCGCACTGGACTGGCGGCTGGGCCTGATGTGTCTGGCGGCGTTCCCGATCCTGGTGGCGCTGGTGTGGTGGTTCCGCAACGAGTCGGCCCGCACGTACCGCAAGGTGCGCGAGAGCGCCGCGCTGGTGATCGTGCAGTTCGTCGAGACGATGACCGGCATCAAGGCCGTGCAGGCCTACCGGCGCGAACCCCGCAACCAGGAGATCTTCTCCGAGATCGCCGACGGCTACCGCGAGATCAACGAGAA
This genomic window from Mycolicibacterium goodii contains:
- a CDS encoding FadR/GntR family transcriptional regulator, which produces MDLDLGAPSVTSDVARRLRARIRAGELGPGDRLPPERDLAKQMGVGRVSVREALRLLQAGGYVEVRRGATGGTFVTQLDRPYRNWLSEMRSGASEITDILDLRIGLECQAAKLAATRRTEAELATMAAAIDEMSSSDSRVSFRNSDARFHGALAQAARNERLKSAVASARGEMFAPLDELVYTEIVESSRAGHLAIYQAVLDQDAERARRAMEEHLEQTRQELEQLIFGVGSAEADPV
- a CDS encoding APC family permease, yielding MAEPGSQSPGEAGSQLKAGAMGVRSIVFMVVATAAPLTAMASAFPLAVALGNGIGAPGTYVAVALVLALFAVGYAAMSRHLTNAGAFFAYVTVGLGRRLGMAAGLVAVLAYNVLVLYVVGLVGYFANNIFATEIGIDIPWQVFSFGLLAVALIVGILGVEVNARVLGVLLILETGLLLLVDIATLVVKGPGAYPISALSPTEIFSGAVGIGFMFVFISFIGFEATAIFGEEAQDPRRTVPRATKVAIAFIGIVYLFSSWSLIAASGGVDAPAAAAADPGNFVFNAAHGVLGGWSVHVMSWLLLTSLIAVLFALHGMATRYLMAFGREGVLPRPLGRTHPRFQTPHIAACAQAGVVAVAVIGYSLAGADPYLDLGNQTAGLGALGVIGLMGVTSIAVIGFFLRRPDRHWWTHGVAPALAAAGLFCGCYLIIDNYPLLTGSDSAIVNGMPWLLVIVAVIGFVVGSVRPLRTNLDIFGTGPVTGAQNTFADEVRSSGPVRAES
- a CDS encoding DUF2630 family protein; protein product: MAKDQDILAEVHRLVAEEQELRGKLQRKEISEDEEHQRLQHLEAALDQCWDLLRQRRALRETGQDPREAEIRPASEVENYKN
- a CDS encoding FKBP-type peptidyl-prolyl cis-trans isomerase, which codes for MTTKPEIEFPDGPAPTELVITDLVVGDGPEAVAGANVEVHYVGVEYDSGEEFDSSWNRGESIEFPLRGLIQGWQDGIPGMRVGGRRQLVIPPEQAYGPAGGGHRLSGKTLIFVIDLLATR
- a CDS encoding phytoene desaturase family protein, which encodes MTEQEFDAVIVGGGHNGLVAAAYLARAGRRVRVLERLDHVGGAAVSAHAFDGVDARLSRYSYLVSLLPRAIIDDLGARIRLARRRYSSYTPDPGTSGRTGLLVGPESTFAAIGAEADAAAFADFYRRCALVTSRIWPTLLQPLRTRTQMREHVLGGQGSDAAAVWDDLTTRPIGDAITAAVSNDLVRGVMATDALIGTFAATDDPSLIQNVCFLYHLIGGGTGDWDVPIGGMGAVTGALAASAAGFGAEIVTGAEVYAITPDGEVRYRHGGTARRIGARHVLANVTPAVLAKLLGEPAPDTAQGSQVKVNLMLRRLPRLRDDTVTAEQAFGGTFHINETLRQLDSAYATAAGGRVPDPLPCEIYCHSLTDPSILSDELRASGAQTLTVFGLHTPHSLAANDPDRMRDRLTSAVLNSMNSVLAESIQDVLMEDSSGRLCIEAKTTVDLERSLGMTAGNIFHDALRWPFVDDDEPVDTPAQRWGVATAHERILLCGSGSRRGGAVSGVGGHNAAMAVLDRAT
- a CDS encoding SDR family NAD(P)-dependent oxidoreductase, which gives rise to MSSSHENRVAFVTGAGSGIGRAIAERLAGHGAKVACVDVDHVRAKETADSIAESGGQALALAADVRDREAVAAALEATATEWQRFDYLVNNAGLITMSSLEDLTDEEWDLVLDVNLKGVYITTQLAIPYFRKANRGAVVNLSTVEADVVVSSQGFAQVHYNASKGGVKMLTKALAVELSRYNVRVNAIAPGPVPTNFLPGVDLNSPEVLAVMESRLLVKRLGKPDDMAAAVSFLLSDDASYISGAQLPVDGGWLTR
- a CDS encoding gamma-glutamyl-gamma-aminobutyrate hydrolase family protein, with the translated sequence MTQSDVEQPRARPVIGLTGRMQPAGPLAVSVVRDALVETFFVDYSAAVASAGGLPVLLSMECDPADVVSRIDGLILSGGADVDPRRYGATPGPYATPAEPLRDAFELALLEAAWLRGIPVLGICRGVQMINVSRGGTLVAHLPADSGEAHSFLGYPRNHRSHPVEFVEGSIPHRLYGNRIHVNSLHHQAVAQVGTGLTVTGRAPDGVVESVEAVDAPVVGVQWHPEMLDGTDPLFGWLVDSANQHRTFTRKQEEDVVIA